The Xenopus laevis strain J_2021 chromosome 4L, Xenopus_laevis_v10.1, whole genome shotgun sequence genomic sequence AACCATCTTAGATATCTAAAagttctcaatatatatatatatatatatatatatatatatatatatatatatatatatatatatatgtgtgtattttttttttgtgtgtttctttAGCCCTTGGCCAATATGGTTAGCAGGCTAATAAGAGATTAGCCTCCTACAAACCCAGCAATAGAAAACCTGATGAGAATATTTTCTACAAAACATGATCTTTCTTTCAAGGGTTTAGTACAAGCCCTCAAAAGGTTTTGAATAATTAAACATTTGGTAGtccatgtaataaaagtcataggTGCGCTGCCTCTCTGTAGGAGACAGCTGAGCAAAATATTGCTGGGTAATTTTATTCGTTGTTCTTTCTTCATTGGAATGTCTGTCCTTAAATCGGGGAAATGTTAAGTTTTTGGGCGCGCCAATCAGATGCAAGAGAAAATCTGCATCTTCTTCCATGCTTTCAAACTTCCCAATAAAGTCATAGTCTATTAAACAGGGGCTGCAAAGTCTGCTTACGTGATCCCAGTGAATGTCCATCCCCACTGGCCGATGAACATCAAGCAGATATTGGATAAACTCTGTAAAATGTACCCCGGAACCTGTCCACAGGGCTTCCTTTGTGGCATTCTTCCGATACTTTGAAATAATTGCTTTGCCAAATACTGGATGATAATAATTATTTGCATGCTCAAATTTGTCCCGGAATGCAGATACAAGCCTCTCAAAAGGCTCCCGGACAAAAATCATTTTGGTGTAGGTGTTAAGGCGATAGAAGATTCCGTTGCGATCAAAGCTATCAAGCCTTTTCAGATAATTCCCATAATGCACTGTATTATGATGGATATCCTTGGTGGAAGAGGCTAATCCATTTAGCACCATCAAGACGCGTTTCCAGTTGGAGCAGCCTGCTTTTGGAACTTCGCAATATAAAAGTTTATGTTTGTCTTCTACAAAAATCCGTGAGACGTGATATGGTGTTATAatcctcctgctgctgctcttATACTTCGAACATATGTCCCGCATGAGCTTTTTCCGTTCTATTTGCATCTCATAAAGTTTCTTCCATTTGCCA encodes the following:
- the chst8.L gene encoding carbohydrate sulfotransferase 8, with translation MRLTCMFSFILLFGAAGLIVFIHLQDPAEMVHQQRLAPEPWLNGHLKGMKFEFSLHQPEKDCTANNQYGDTMENAAKQLMKINQVVPSYPPYQYAAMLQNTNRRQKKMMFLKRENKKSTERKLLKKKSRFLLKETPILIAMNSSAVDLTRLEIDDKNGKWKKLYEMQIERKKLMRDICSKYKSSSRRIITPYHVSRIFVEDKHKLLYCEVPKAGCSNWKRVLMVLNGLASSTKDIHHNTVHYGNYLKRLDSFDRNGIFYRLNTYTKMIFVREPFERLVSAFRDKFEHANNYYHPVFGKAIISKYRKNATKEALWTGSGVHFTEFIQYLLDVHRPVGMDIHWDHVSRLCSPCLIDYDFIGKFESMEEDADFLLHLIGAPKNLTFPRFKDRHSNEERTTNKITQQYFAQLSPTERQRTYDFYYMDYQMFNYSKPFEGLY